A single window of Solanum dulcamara chromosome 5, daSolDulc1.2, whole genome shotgun sequence DNA harbors:
- the LOC129890188 gene encoding cellulose synthase-like protein G3 — protein METAAAATATTTTVNTGSEGLHSVEVNPRQLILNRAFALIYLFAILALFYNHTLKLLNSTNSFITLSISISILISDSILAFMWSTTQSFRMRPLTRKQCPEKLIKIFSNEINFPALDIFICTADPYKEPPLNVVNTALSVMAYDYNPIEKISIYVSDDGGSELTLFAFMEAAKFAVYWLPFCRENKIIQRCPDAYFSSNYTQNSETQKIKLMYESMKTRIENVIERGKVDEDYINNEEELQAFTKFWTVGFTRHNHPSIIQVLLESGKDKDITSHGMPNLIYLSREKNKSSPHHFKAGALNALLRVSGIMTNALIILTLDCDMYSNDPSTPKRALCYFLDQTLRPNLAYVQFPQRFHGLNEADIYASEIKGLFHTNPVGMDGLNGPNYVGTGCFFHRRAFFGSPSSFEQPEIPELFPDHVVNKPIKAQEILRLAHYVASCNYESESNWGSKMGFRYGSLVEDYYTGYRLQCEGWKSVFCNPKRPAFLGDIPISLYDVVSQNKRWSVGLLEVAFSKYSPLTFGVQSMGFVMAHCYAHYAFWPIWSIPIILYAFIPQLTLLNRVTIFPKVSDPCFFLYVFMFLGAYGQDFLIFMSYQGTFKRWWSDQRMWMIRGLTSFLFGTIEYLTKHLGISTQGFNVTSKVVDNDQGKRYHQGIFEFGVVSPMFVMLATTSIINLVAFLESFAQIFKGDQNLDEFFIQMFIAGFVVINCLPIYEAMILRGDKGRMPTRVTIFSTFLAGTLYMAFAFLLRSV, from the exons ATGGAAACTGCCGCCGCCGCCACAGCCACCACCACCACCGTTAACACCGGCAGTGAAGGTCTTCACTCCGTCGAGGTGAATCCAAGACAGCTCATCCTCAACCGCGCATTTGCACTTATTTACCTTTTTGCCATCCTAGCTCTTTTCTATAACCATACACTAAAACTCCTAAATTCCACAAATTCCTTTATAACTTTGTCCATATCAATTTCCATTTTAATTTCCGATTCAATCTTAGCCTTCATGTGGTCAACTACTCAATCTTTTCGTATGCGTCCACTAACACGTAAACAATGTCccgaaaaattaataaaaatcttTAGTAACGAAATTAATTTTCCGGCACTCGATATATTTATTTGTACGGCGGATCCTTATAAGGAACCACCGTTAAACGTCGTTAACACGGCGTTATCAGTTATGGCGTATGATTATAATCCAATCGAGAAAATATCGATTTATGTATCGGACGATGGAGGATCGGAGCTTACGTTGTTTGCTTTTATGGAAGCTGCAAAATTTGCTGTGTATTGGTTGCCTTTTTGTagggaaaataaaataattcaaaggTGTCCAGATGCATATTTCAGTTCTAATTACACACAAAATTCTGAGACACAGAAAATCAag TTGATGTATGAAAGCATGAAGACAAGGATAGAAAATGTGATTGAAAGGGGAAAAGTGGATGAAGATTATATTAACAATGAGGAAGAGCTTCAAGCTTTTACCAAATTTTGGACGGTTGGATTTACTCGTCATAATCATCCTTCTATTATTCAG GTTTTGTTAGAAAGTGGCAAAGACAAAGACATAACAAGTCATGGGATGCCAAATCTTATTTATCTTTCAAGAGAAAAAAACAAGAGTTCCCCACATCATTTTAAAGCAGGTGCCCTCAATGCTTTG CTTCGAGTATCAGGAATTATGACAAATGCACTAATAATATTGACACTTGATTGTGATATGTACTCTAATGATCCATCAACACCTAAACGGGCTTTATGTTATTTCTTGGACCAAACATTACGGCCCAATTTAGCCTACGTTCAGTTTCCTCAACGTTTTCATGGGCTTAACGAAGCAGATATTTATGCAAGTGAGATAAAAGGCCTGTTTCATACTAATCCAGTGGGCATGGATGGGCTTAATGGGCCCAATTATGTTGGAACTGGTTGTTTTTTCCATCGTCGGGCTTTTTTCGGGAGTCCATCTTCATTTGAGCAGCCCGAAATTCCAGAACTGTTCCCGGATCATGTTGTGAATAAGCCCATTAAGGCCCAAGAAATCTTACGGCTAGCCCATTATGTAGCAAGTTGCAACTATGAGAGTGAAAGTAATTGGGGTTCCAAG ATGGGATTTAGGTATGGATCACTAGTGGAGGATTACTACACAGGTTATAGACTTCAATGTGAAGGTTGGAAATCAGTATTTTGCAATCCTAAAAGGCCTGCATTTTTAGGAGATATACCTATTTCTCTCTATGATGTGGTCAGCCAAAACAAGAGATGGTCTGTGGGCCTTCTTGAAGTTGCTTTCTCAAAATATAGCCCATTAACTTTTGGGGTTCAGTCCATGGGCTTTGTTATGGCCCATTGTTATGCTCACTATGCATTTTGGCCCATTTGGTCTATACCAATTATTCTATATGCATTCATCCCTCAACTTACTCTTCTCAATAGGGTTACCATCTTTCCAAAG GTTTCAGATCCTTGTTTTTTCTTATATGTTTTCATGTTCCTTGGAGCATATGGACAagatttcttgatttttatgtCTTATCAAGGGACATTTAAAAGGTGGTGGAGTGACCAAAGAATGTGGATGATAAGGGGATTAACATCTTTTCTTTTTGGAACAATTGAGTATTTAACTAAACACTTGGGCATATCGACACAAGGGTTCAATGTAACAAGCAAAGTAGTCGATAATGACCAAGGTAAAAGGTACCATCAAGGAATTTTTGAGTTTGGGGTTGTTTCGCCCATGTTCGTGATGCTAGCAACAACATCAATCATCAATTTAGTAGCATTCCTCGAATCATTCGCACAAATTTTCAAGGGTGATCAAAATTTGGATGAATTCTTTATCCAAATGTTTATTGCTGGTTTTGTAGTAATAAATTGTTTGCCAATTTATGAAGCTATGATTTTGAGAGGTGATAAAGGAAGAATGCCTACAAGGGTCACCATTTTCTCAACATTTCTTGCTGGTACTCTCTATATggcatttgcttttcttctaagaaGTGTGTAA
- the LOC129890189 gene encoding probable E3 ubiquitin-protein ligase RHA4A gives MGLSESPSPPHLYPQALQLKLYQAFIFSIPILFSIILFLLFYLFYLKRRASIGSNSPVTILPRSSNQAIIHSGVDVKGMLKNKLPVILFDEHSMMRDSQCCVCLGDFEIKEELHQLPSCKHIFHAECIRHWLRSNFSCPLCRCHVIITNKNPQPPQQPASNNNPSNIIEEEREQHDTTVSREEHEQHVVIIEELSSASSSSSSTVDNIERDFSNVEALVININKAPNT, from the exons atggGGTTATCTGAGTCTCCTAGCCCACCTCATTTGTATCCTCAAGCACTTCAACTTAAACTTTATCAAGCTTTCATCTTTTCAATTCCAATACTTTTTTCTATAATcttgtttcttttgttttacTTGTTTTATCTTAAAAGAAGGGCTTCTATTGGTTCTAATTCCCCTGTTACAATACTTCCAAGAAGTTCAAATCAAGCTATTATTCAT AGTGGTGTAGATGTAAAGGGGATGCTCAAGAATAAGCTTCCTGTGATACTATTCGATGAACATTCAATGATGAGGGATTCTCA GTGTTGTGTTTGTTTAGGAGATTTTGAGATCAAAGAGGAGTTACACCAGCTACCATCTTGTAAGCACATTTTTCATGCGGAATGCATACGCCATTGGCTCCGTTCaaacttctcttgtccactctGTCGATGTCATGTCATTATTACCAATAAAAATCCACAACCTCCACAACAACCAGCTTCTAATAACAACCCTTCGAATATCATCGAAGAGGAAAGGGAGCAACACGATACAACGGTTAGCAGAGAAGAGCACGAGCAACATGTGGTGATAATTGAAGAATTGTCTAGTGCTAGTAGTTCATCCTCTAGCACTGTTGACAATATTGAAAGAGACTTTTCAAATGTAGAAGCTCTTGTTATCAATATTAATAAGGCTCCTAATACATGA